The Acidobacteriota bacterium sequence CCGGATCCGGCCGGAACCCTACCGCCCCAGTGCGCGCACGCCGCTGGGCGAGTCGACGGGGACCATCACCCCGACGTCGCTGCACTTCACCACGCAGCACTACTACGGCATTCCCGACATCAACCCGGCCGAGCACACGCTGCTGGTCGAGGGGATGGTGGAACGGCCGCTCGTGTTCACGATGGCCGAGCTGCAACGGCTGCCGTTCGTCTCGCGCATCCACTTCCTGGAATGCGTCGGCAACCGGCCGAACCCGCGAGCCGCCACCGTCACCGGCACGCACGGCCGGATGGCGTGCAGCGAATGGACCGGGGTGCCGCTGTCGGTGCTGCTGAACGAGGTGGGCGTCAAGAACGGCGCGTCGTGGGTCATCGCCGAAGCGGCCGACCGCGGCAAGCACACCAAGAGCCTGCCGCTGGCCAAGGCGCTCGACGACGTGCTCGTCGCCTACGGGCAGAACGGCGAGCCGGTGCGGCCCGATCACGGCTACCCGCTACGCCTGCTGGTGCCCGGGTTCGAGGGCATCTACAACGTGAAGTGGCTCAAGCGCATCAAGGTCGTGGATCAACCGTACCTGTCGTTCCAGGAGCACTCCCGCTTCCTGACGCCGAACCCGAAGACGCAGCGCGACGCCTACGACTTCGGACCCAACTCGGTCATCACGCGGCCGTCCGGCTCGCAGGAGCTGCACGGCCACGGCCTGCACGTCATCAGCGGCCTGGCCTGGTCCGGCGCCGGCAAGGTCAGCAGGGTCGAGGTTTCGACCGACGGGGGCCATACCTGGCACGAGGCCGAGCTGGCCGGCCCGGTGCTGCCAAAGGCCCACACCCGCTTCCACCTGCCGTGGCGCTGGAACGGCGAGGAGGCGGTGCTGCAGTCGCGCTGCCTCGACGAGCGGGGGCAGT is a genomic window containing:
- the soxC gene encoding sulfite dehydrogenase, whose amino-acid sequence is MGKTQTSRRRFLKKSAAAAGLVAAPPSLALVAEPAAAGAAEPTRSMLDNNSLESVLYGRRSRFVTTTREVEGRSHYDTPRIRPEPYRPSARTPLGESTGTITPTSLHFTTQHYYGIPDINPAEHTLLVEGMVERPLVFTMAELQRLPFVSRIHFLECVGNRPNPRAATVTGTHGRMACSEWTGVPLSVLLNEVGVKNGASWVIAEAADRGKHTKSLPLAKALDDVLVAYGQNGEPVRPDHGYPLRLLVPGFEGIYNVKWLKRIKVVDQPYLSFQEHSRFLTPNPKTQRDAYDFGPNSVITRPSGSQELHGHGLHVISGLAWSGAGKVSRVEVSTDGGHTWHEAELAGPVLPKAHTRFHLPWRWNGEEAVLQSRCLDERGQLQPTEEEYARYWGLTRGQLYGTIQSQLGYCNWIQPWKVGADGKVTNGLAPTDVVVDVHG